In Cryptomeria japonica chromosome 10, Sugi_1.0, whole genome shotgun sequence, a genomic segment contains:
- the LOC131077780 gene encoding uncharacterized protein At4g15970, producing the protein MCGMWRTRSSVLILLFVALISLTCVILFYTASPNQLIKWLPAKSLSLGNSWARGIKLMKEYPELDSILQKADMGNKTVIITTLNYAWATPDSMIDLFLESFHTGEGTSRFLNNLVIVSLDQKAYNRCTSIHSHCFILKTKGIDFSGEKRFMTDDYLKMMWRRIEFLRAVLEMGYSFIFTDADIMWFRNPFDHLATDADFQIACDRYNGNPTDLNNAVNGGFNYVKSNDRTIQFYRYWYSSHKLYPGKHDQDVLNYIKHNEEIRKMGLSMRFLDTSYFGGFCEPRKDFTKICTMHANCCVGLKTKLHDLRLMLTDWKNFQSLAIQDRLLQEPLWRTPMQCKI; encoded by the exons ATGTGTGGCATGTGGAGAACAAGGAGCAGTGTGCTTATCTTGCTGTTTGTTGCATTAATTTCACTCACTTGTGTCATTCTATTCTATACAGCCAGCCCAAATCAGCTGATTAAATGGCTTCCTGCGAAAAGCCTCTCTTTGGGAAATTCATGGGCCAGGGGTATCAAACTG ATGAAAGAATATCCAGAGCTGGACTCAATTTTGCAGAAGGCTGACATGGGTAATAAGACCGTGATAATAACCACATTAAATTATGCATGGGCAACACCAGATTCCATGATAGATCTTTTCTTGGAGAGCTTTCACACTGGGGAAGGAACTAGCAGGTTCTTGAATAATCTGGTTATAGTTTCTTTGGATCAGAAGGCTTATAATAGGTGCACATCCATCCATTCTCACTGCTTCATTCTCAAGACTAAGGGTATTGACTTTTCCGGGGAGAAGCGTTTTATGACTGATGATTACTTGAAGATGATGTGGAGAAGAATTGAATTCCTGAGAGCTGTGCTTGAAATGGGATATAGCTTCATTTTCACG GATGCAGATATAATGTGGTTCAGAAACCCATTCGACCATTTGGCAACAGATGCAGATTTTCAAATAGCTTGTGACCGTTATAATGGCAACCCTACAGATTTGAATAACGCTGTAAATGGAGGATTCAACTATGTAAAATCCAATGATCGGACAATACAATTCTATAGATATTGGTACTCCTCACACAAGTTATATCCAGGAAAGCACGACCAAGATGTGCTAAATTATATTAAGCATAATGAGGAGATCAGGAAAATGGGTTTGTCAATGAGATTCTTGGATACAAGTTATTTTGGTGGGTTTTGTGAACCACGCAAGGATTTTACCAAGATTTGCACCATGCATGCCAATTGTTGTGTTGGATTAAAAACCAAGCTTCATGATTTAAGGCTAATgctcacagattggaaaaattttcAGTCTCTAGCTATTCAAGACAGGTTGTTGCAAGAACCATTATGGAGAACTCCAATGCAATGTAAGATCTAA